GAGGAAGTCCTATAATCACATGAACACATATCTTTATGTTTTTCCTTTTTCTTGTCAGATTCACAGCTTCTAGAAAATCTTTATAAACATGCCCCCTGTTTATAAACTCTAAAGTCTCATTATGTGTGGTCTGAAGCCCATACTCAATCCATACTTCGTAATCAGATGTATAGCTTTCAATTAGATTAAGAATCCCCTCATTTATACAATCAGGACGAGTGCCAATGGATATGCCTACAACATCTTCAAATTCCCTGATAGTATCATACTTTTTCTTCAAAACTTCTAAAGGAGCGTATGTATTTGTATATGCCTGAAAATACACTATAAATTTCTCAGTCTTAAATCTTCTCCTACCAAACTCTATGCCTTTAGCAATCTGCTCTTCTATTGGCAGTGAAGCAGTACGGCTGTTAAAGCTGAATCCCTTATTATCACAATAGATACAGCCGTTTTTACTCCTTGAGCCGTCTCTATTAGGGCAGGAGAATCCTGCATCTATGCTTACCTTATAAACCCGCACTCCAAAACGTTTCCTGAGATATTTAGAAAATTTGGAATATCTTCTTATTGT
The sequence above is drawn from the bacterium genome and encodes:
- a CDS encoding TIGR01212 family radical SAM protein (This family includes YhcC from E. coli K-12, an uncharacterized radical SAM protein.), whose translation is MRRYSKFSKYLRKRFGVRVYKVSIDAGFSCPNRDGSRSKNGCIYCDNKGFSFNSRTASLPIEEQIAKGIEFGRRRFKTEKFIVYFQAYTNTYAPLEVLKKKYDTIREFEDVVGISIGTRPDCINEGILNLIESYTSDYEVWIEYGLQTTHNETLEFINRGHVYKDFLEAVNLTRKRKNIKICVHVIIGLPHETEGKILETAEVLGRLKLDGIKIHPLHIIKGTKLEEIYNKGQYKPLELDAYVNLAVGFLERIWPDTVIQRITADCPMEFLIAPMWIVDKNRALGKIEEKLLQMNTFQGRLYQERE